From one Lotus japonicus ecotype B-129 chromosome 3, LjGifu_v1.2 genomic stretch:
- the LOC130747578 gene encoding uncharacterized protein LOC130747578 — MADSTSIDASSTPPVVASAAPPPAPPAKSDFHPALTVSNIRNNIPIILDVETDRYGTWAELFRIHARSHRVLHHIVPTADKPPPPVTDPAYEQWATLDATVLQWIYSTISVDLMTNIMEPGSTAFTAWTHLADLFQDNQNARAVTLEQEFSTVRMEAFPTVAAYCQRLKTLSDQLRDVGAPVNNHRLVLQLISGLTGAYRGIATLIRQSNPLPSFHQARSMLTLEEASMAKMKPPESHAAYVATQPRSSDASSQSSDRRTSNRSRSHNSKGRGGNRGNGGGSRSGTSQGSSPPMPPQQQYFPYQHWGWAPPPWAMPPCPYPTSQWTRPPAPPRQPGILGPRPQAYAASASSVPTDLATAMHTMTLAPPDSTWYMDTGASSHVAASPDGDSTHEM, encoded by the exons ATGGCTGATTCCACTTCCATCGATGCTTCCTCCACTCCTCCGGTGGTTGCCTCCGCAGCTCCTCCTCCGGCCCCGCCGGCCAAATCCGATTTTCACCCGGCCCTGACCGTTTCGAATATTAGGAATAACATTCCTATTATTCTTGACGTGGAGACTGACCGCTATGGCACCTGGGCGGAGCTGTTCCGCATTCATGCTCGTTCTCACAGAGTTTTGCATCACATTGTCCCTACTGCGGACAAACCACCTCCACCGGTGACTGATCCTGCCTATGAGCAGTGGGCCACTTTGGATGCTACGGTCCTTCAGTGGATTTATTCCACCATCTCTGTTGACCTGATGACTAATATCATGGAGCCTGGCTCCACTGCCTTCACTGCTTGGACGCATCTAGCGGATCTGTTTCAGGACAATCAGAACGCTCGTGCAGTCACCCTCGAGCAGGAGTTCTCTACTGTTCGCATGGAGGCATTCCCGACCGTCGCTGCCTACTGCCAGCGTCTGAAGACGCTTTCTGACCAGCTTCGTGATGTTGGTGCTCCTGTGAACAATCACCGTCTGGTTCTGCAGCTCATCTCCGGCCTCACCGGTGCATACAGGGGTATTGCTACTTTGATCCGTCAGAGCAATCCGCTCCCCTCCTTTCATCAGGCTCGCTCCATGCTCACCTTAGAGGAAGCCAGTATGGCTAAGATGAAACCCCCTGAGTCTCATGCTGCCTATGTTGCTACTCAGCCGCGTTCTTCGGATGCCTCTTCTCAGAGTTCTGATCGCCGGACCTCCAACCGTTCACGATCCCACAACTCTAAGGGTCGTGGTGGGAATCGTGGAAACGGTGGAGGATCCCGCAGTGGCACCTCTCAGGGCTCCTCTCCTCCGATGCCTCCTCAGCAACAGTACTTCCCCTACCAGCATTGGGGATGGGCTCCACCTCCATGGGCCATGCCTCCGTGCCCATATCCTACTTCTCAGTGGACTCGTCCTCCTGCTCCTCCTCGGCAACCTGGCATTCTGGGCCCGCGTCCTCAGGCTTATGCTGCTTCGGCCTCCTCCGTGCCCACTGATCTTGCCACTGCCATGCACACCATGACGCTTGCTCCTCCAGATAGCACCTGGTACATGGACACTGGAGCATCATCTCATGTAGCAGCATCACCAG ACGGGGATTCCACTCATGAGATGTAA
- the LOC130747577 gene encoding BTB/POZ domain-containing protein POB1-like isoform X1 has translation MESELSPAHGVSSSVRVLRIEIVSDPPPNSDIKNATVARVRTLRIKSRMLATKSPFFYKLFSNGTTGSELKHVTLRINASEEAVLMKLLRFMCSNPLNAPPVLYKFEVSSCRSQLLPNLPMAPDSPLLYVELPHTILMADAAKQYLAGQYKDLTKFKEEVMALPLSGIEVILASDHLRVKSEDDVYDFVLKWARQHYKRRKERREVLGTRLGRLIRFPYMTCRKLEKVLICDDFTHKAASKLVFEALFFKAQQSLTASASLNSRFVERAYKYRPVKVVEFEVPRQQCVVYLDLKREECAALFPSGRVKSQTFHLCGRKFLLLGACSLNKRGTSRCFELAVGMKKKSSGSFVVDCEFAARSRPAKEFVTKYKSHYTFTGGTFVGTGNLFKVTWSKFMAEDSPFFINGVLHLKAEFTVRH, from the exons ATGGAGTCTGAGTTGTCCCCTGCTCATGGTGTCTCTTCCTCCGTCAGGGTTCTCCGGATTGAGATCGTGTCTGACCCGCCACCTAATTCAGACATCAAAAACG CTACAGTTGCCAGAGTTAGAACACTGCGTATCAAATCTCGTATGCTGGCTACTAAAAGCCCTTTCTTCTATAAG CTTTTCTCAAATGGGACGACTGGATCAGAGCTGAAACATGTCACCCTCAGGATTAATGCATCTG AAGAAGCTGTTCTCATGAAGCTATTGAGATTTATGTGCAGCAATCCCTTGAATGCACCACCTGTTTTGTATAAATTTGAAGTCTCTTCATGCCGTAGCCAGTTATTGCCAAATTTGCCCATGGCACCTGACTCTCCATTACTTTACGTGGAGCTTCCTCATACCATCTTAATGGCTGATGCTGCCAAGCAGTATCTTGCTGGCCAATACAAGGATTTAACCAA GTTCAAAGAAGAGGTTATGGCCCTTCCTCTTTCTGGAATAGAGGTAATTTTGGCTAGTGATCATCTCCGGGTTAAATCAGAAGATGATGTATATGACTTTGTATTAAAGTGGGCTAGACAGCATTACAAAAGACGGAAGGAAAGGCGAGAAGTTCTGGGTACACGACTTGGGCGTTTAATTCGCTTCCCTTATATGACATGCCGAAAGCTTGAGAAggtcttgatctgtgatgactTTACCCACAAGGCTGCATCTAAGCTTGTATTCGAAGCCCTATTTTTCAAGGCCCAACAATCACTGACAGCATCTGCTTCTTTGAATTCTCGTTTTGTGGAGAGGGCATATAAGTATCGCCCCGTTAAGGTGGTGGAATTTGAAGTTCCCCGACAGCAATGTGTGGTGTATTTGGATCTGAAGCGAGAGGAGTGTGCTGCTTTGTTCCCATCTGGCCGTGTGAAGTCTCAGACATTCCATTTGTGCGGACGGAAGTTTTTGCTATTAGGAGCATGCAGTTTGAATAAACGGGGCACTTCCCGTTGCTTTGAGTTGGCTGTGGGAATGAAGAAAAAGTCATCCGGAAGCTTTGTCGTGGACTGTGAATTTGCTGCAAGGTCTAGGCCAGCAAAGGAGTTTGTTACGAAGTACAAATCCCATTATACATTTACTGGGGGGACGTTTGTTGGTACTGGAAACTTGTTTAAGGTTACATGGTCTAAATTCATGGCTGAGGATAGTCCTTTTTTCATTAACGGTGTTCTCCACCTTAAAGCTGAGTTCACTGTGAGACATTGA
- the LOC130747577 gene encoding BTB/POZ domain-containing protein POB1-like isoform X2: MESELSPAHGVSSSVRVLRIEIVSDPPPNSDIKNATVARVRTLRIKSRMLATKSPFFYKLFSNGTTGSELKHVTLRINASEAVLMKLLRFMCSNPLNAPPVLYKFEVSSCRSQLLPNLPMAPDSPLLYVELPHTILMADAAKQYLAGQYKDLTKFKEEVMALPLSGIEVILASDHLRVKSEDDVYDFVLKWARQHYKRRKERREVLGTRLGRLIRFPYMTCRKLEKVLICDDFTHKAASKLVFEALFFKAQQSLTASASLNSRFVERAYKYRPVKVVEFEVPRQQCVVYLDLKREECAALFPSGRVKSQTFHLCGRKFLLLGACSLNKRGTSRCFELAVGMKKKSSGSFVVDCEFAARSRPAKEFVTKYKSHYTFTGGTFVGTGNLFKVTWSKFMAEDSPFFINGVLHLKAEFTVRH; the protein is encoded by the exons ATGGAGTCTGAGTTGTCCCCTGCTCATGGTGTCTCTTCCTCCGTCAGGGTTCTCCGGATTGAGATCGTGTCTGACCCGCCACCTAATTCAGACATCAAAAACG CTACAGTTGCCAGAGTTAGAACACTGCGTATCAAATCTCGTATGCTGGCTACTAAAAGCCCTTTCTTCTATAAG CTTTTCTCAAATGGGACGACTGGATCAGAGCTGAAACATGTCACCCTCAGGATTAATGCATCTG AAGCTGTTCTCATGAAGCTATTGAGATTTATGTGCAGCAATCCCTTGAATGCACCACCTGTTTTGTATAAATTTGAAGTCTCTTCATGCCGTAGCCAGTTATTGCCAAATTTGCCCATGGCACCTGACTCTCCATTACTTTACGTGGAGCTTCCTCATACCATCTTAATGGCTGATGCTGCCAAGCAGTATCTTGCTGGCCAATACAAGGATTTAACCAA GTTCAAAGAAGAGGTTATGGCCCTTCCTCTTTCTGGAATAGAGGTAATTTTGGCTAGTGATCATCTCCGGGTTAAATCAGAAGATGATGTATATGACTTTGTATTAAAGTGGGCTAGACAGCATTACAAAAGACGGAAGGAAAGGCGAGAAGTTCTGGGTACACGACTTGGGCGTTTAATTCGCTTCCCTTATATGACATGCCGAAAGCTTGAGAAggtcttgatctgtgatgactTTACCCACAAGGCTGCATCTAAGCTTGTATTCGAAGCCCTATTTTTCAAGGCCCAACAATCACTGACAGCATCTGCTTCTTTGAATTCTCGTTTTGTGGAGAGGGCATATAAGTATCGCCCCGTTAAGGTGGTGGAATTTGAAGTTCCCCGACAGCAATGTGTGGTGTATTTGGATCTGAAGCGAGAGGAGTGTGCTGCTTTGTTCCCATCTGGCCGTGTGAAGTCTCAGACATTCCATTTGTGCGGACGGAAGTTTTTGCTATTAGGAGCATGCAGTTTGAATAAACGGGGCACTTCCCGTTGCTTTGAGTTGGCTGTGGGAATGAAGAAAAAGTCATCCGGAAGCTTTGTCGTGGACTGTGAATTTGCTGCAAGGTCTAGGCCAGCAAAGGAGTTTGTTACGAAGTACAAATCCCATTATACATTTACTGGGGGGACGTTTGTTGGTACTGGAAACTTGTTTAAGGTTACATGGTCTAAATTCATGGCTGAGGATAGTCCTTTTTTCATTAACGGTGTTCTCCACCTTAAAGCTGAGTTCACTGTGAGACATTGA